AGCGCTCCTGCGGTGTCTGCACCTATACGCACGCCCTGGCCTCTACCCGTTGCGTGGACAATGCCGTCGGCGTGGACAAGAACCTGCCCGACAACGCGCGCCTCATCCGCAACCTGGTGCTGGCCGCCCAGTTCCTGCATGACCACATCGTGCATTTCTATCATCTGCACGCCCTGGACTGGGTCGATGTCACCGGTGCGCTGACCGCCGACCCCAAAAAGGCCGCATCCATCGCCAACTCCATCTCGTCCCGCGTGACCAAGGCCGAAGACCTCAAAGCCGTACAGGACAAGGTCAAGGGCCTGGTCGATTCCGGCCAGCTCGGCATTTTCACCAACGCCTACTTCCTGGGCGGACACAAAGCCTACTATCTGCCCGCGGAAGTAAACCTCATCGCCACCGCCCACTACCTTGAAGCCCTGCATCTGCAGGTCAAGGCAGCCCGCGCCATGGCCGTTTTCGGCGCCAAGAACCCGCACACCCAGTTCACCGTTGTCGGCGGCGTGACCTGTTACGAAAGTCTGACCGACGAGCGCATCGCCGAATTCGTGGGCCTGTTCCAGGAAACCAAGCAGTTCATCGACGAATGCTACATCCCGGACCTGCTGGCCGTGGCGTCCTACTACAAGGATTGGGCAGGCATCGGCGGCACCACCAACTTCCTGAGCTTCGGCGAATTCCCCTCCGTCGAGAGCGACATGAACAGCCGCTGGATTCCCCAGGGCGTGATCATGAACCGCAACATCGGCGGAGTCGGCAATTTCGATCCCAAGCTGATCGAAGAACACGTCCGCCACAGCTGGTACCAGGGCGACAAGGCCCACCACCCATACACGGGCGTGACCGAACCGCAGTACACCAGCTACGAAGACCGCGACCGCTATTCCTGGATGAAGGCGCCCCGCTACAATGGCGAATCCGTTGAAACCGGTCCTCTGGCCACGGTTCTGATCGCTTACGGCAAGGGACATCCGGAAGTTAAGAAACTCGTCGATTACGTGCTGGGCTATCTTGGAGTCGGTGCTCCGGCCCTCTTCTCCACTCTTGGACGTACGGCCGCCCGCGGCATCGAGACCAAGGTCATCGCCGACAAACTCATGGACTGGGTCAACGAACTGGCCGAGAACGTGAAGAGCGGCAACAACAAGATCTATCAGGACTGGACCATGCCCGACGAAGCCGAAGGCGTGGGCTACGTCAATGCCCCCCGTGGCGCGCTCAGCCACTGGATCAAGATCAAGGGCGGCAAGATCGAGAACTTCCAGCTCGTCGTACCCTCGACCTGGAACTTCGGACCGCGCTGCTCAGCCGGCAAAATGTCCGCAGTGGAAGAGGCGCTTATCGGCACGCCCATCGCCGATGCCGAACGCCCGGTGGAAATTCTCCGTACCGTGCACTCCTTTGACCCATGCATCGCCTGCGGCGTGCATGTCATCGACTCCAGGACCAACCAGGTCCGCAAATTCAAGATTCTGTAAAATAATAAGGGCCCCGATTTCGGGGCCCTTCCCGCTCTTGAATCAACCCACAAATTTGCGTAGCATTTCTTTTTAATTCCTCAAACATGGATACGTTCATGACTGAAAAACGCATTCTCGTTCTTGGCGTGGGCAATATTCTTTTCACCGATGAAGGCATCGGTGTGCGCTGCATTGAGCAGATGCAGGAAAAATACAAATTTTCGGACAACGTCACCCTCATGGACGGCGGCACGCTGGGCACCAAGCTGATGGGGCCGATCATCGAATCGGACTACCTGATCGTCTGCGACGCGGTTCTCTGCGACGACAAGCCCGGCTCCGTGTACCGGCTCATGGGCGATGATCTGCGCAAAAGCCTGGCCTTTCGCGATTCCATGCACCAGACCGACCTTGTCGATACCCTTGGCATGTGCGAAATTGTAGGAAATCGTCCCGAAGCCGTGGTCATCGGCATGGAGCCCTTCGACTACGATTCCATGGCCCTGGAACTTTCGCCAACGGCCGTCTCGTCCATGCCCGTGATGATCGATTCCGTTATCCGCGAAATCGAATCCGCCGGCGGAACCTGCACCCCGAACTAAGGAGTCACCATGTGTCTGGCCATTCCCGCCAAAATTGAATCCATTGAAAACGGCGTCGCGCAGTGCCGGGTCGGCGAAGGCGAGACCTTCGTCACCGCGTCTCTCATGCTCCTCGACGGAGAGCCGTCCCTTGGCGACTACGTCATCATCCACGCCGGATTCGCCATCCGCAAGCTCGACCTGCTGGAGGCCCAGCAATCCCTGGCCATTCTGCGCGAACTGGCCGACGCCTACGACGAAGTGCAGCGCAAGTACGAGCAGGAGGAGCTTGATCGTGCCAAGGCCTGATTCGGACAAGTCACTGGGCAGTCTGGTCGGCCTTGCGGTTTGCGAAGCGCTGGCAAAATCGAACCCCTCCAGCGTATCCGAAAACGCGCCGCTGATTCCGGCCCTTTGGGGTGACGGAACATCCATGGCCCTGAGCCTGGCCGAGAGCCTGATCGAAATCGGCGGAATCGACCAACGCGACCAGATGGTCCGCTATACGAGCTGGTTCCGTTACGGCTACCTGAGCTCCACCGAGACCTGCGACTTCATCGACGACACCGTCAAGCAGGCCATACTGCGCTTCGAGCGCACCTGGAACCCGCTGGACGAAAGCCTGACACAGGGCGATGTCTGCCTGGCCCGAGTGGCTCCGGTGGTCATGTATTTCACGGATTCCAGGGATGCCATGCTCGATGCCTGCGCCAAATCGACCGCCACCACGCACGCCTCTCCCCAGAGCGTGGACGCCTGCCGACTGCTGGCGGCCATGATCTTCGAGGCGCTGCACACCACGGAAAAATCGCGGATTTTGCGCCCAGGGCTCCCGGAGGACATCATCCCCGAAATCGCCCAGCTGTGTTCCGCCGCTCCCCGCCGAGCCGAATCGCAGGTGGCGGTCGCCCTGCAGGCGGCCATGGAGGCATTCAGCGACAGCGATTCCTTTGCCGAAGGCAGCATCAAATGCCTCCCTCATGGCCCACGCGCTCTGGCCGCATACGGCCAAATTGCCGGCGCATGGTACGGCCGGGATCTCATCCCCCAGGTCTGGCGGCAAAGCCTGGAGCGCAGCAACATGCTGAAACAAATGGGAAATCAACTGATCAGCTTTTAAATTCTTCATAACTTGCCAAAACTGAACCGCGTCCGTAGCATGGCTCATGCTTGCGGCGATTTTTCGCGTCCCCATTAGCGCCTGACATTCGGACTTGCGCGGCCCCCTGCCCGCCATCCCCACATACAAGACCTCAAACAACGAGCATTTGGTATGAAAAACCGTATCTCTACAGCCTTCTTTTTTGTCATCCTGCTTCTTCTTGGAGCCATCGGAGCCATGTATTACGTCAAGGCGGAATGGAATCCGCCGACTCTTGCCCTGACTCCCGAGCAGACCACGGCCAGCACCAGAACCGTGTTCACCATCACGGCGGCGGACAAGGACTCCGCGCTGCGCAGCGTGCTTGTCGTCGCCACCCAGGGCAGCAACAGCATCGAGATCATGAACAAGAACCTGCCCGCCGGGACCAGGGAACTGCGCGAAGAATTCACCCTCCCCAAGACAGGCATCAAGAACGAGGCCCTGACCCTGACGGTCACAGTCAAGGACACCTCCTGGCACCGCCTGGGACGTGGCAACAGGGCTCAGGTCGTGCGCCAGTTGGACATCGATTCCAAGCCTCCGGTCATCTCCGTTCTTTCAGGCCAGCACAACGTCAACCATGGCGGAACCGGCCTCGTGGTCTACAGCACAAACGAGGAACTGGCCGCGAGCGGCGTGAAGATGGGCGATCACTTTTTCCCCGGCTATCCCTATCAGCCCGGAAAATACCTGTGCTTCTTCGCCCTGCCCTTCAACGCCGACCCCAAGGCCGTCACGCCTATCCTGGTGGCCGGGGATCTGGCGGGCAACGAATCGACAATCGGATTCAACTTTCGGCCTCTGATGAAAAAATTCAGGCACGACGACATCAACATCTCCGACAATTTCCTGCAGTCGAAAATGGGTCAGTTCGCGGACCTCTATCCCGACGCGGCCACGCCCCTGGACATCTTCCTCAAGGTCAACTCCGAGCTTCGGGCCAAGAACGTGGGCTCGCTGATTCAACTCGGCAAGGACACCGTGCCCCAGAAGCTCTGGGACGGTACCTTCATCCGCCTGCCCAACAGTGCGCCCATGGCGGCCTTCGCCGACAACCGAACCTACAAGTATGATGGCAAGGCCGTGGACAACCAGACCCATCTGGGCGTGGACCTGGCGTCCCTTGCGGCCTCCCCGGTTCCGGCCGGAAACACCGGGCGCATCGTCCTGGCCGAATTCATGGGCATCTACGGCAACGTGGTCGTCATCGACCACGGGTTCGGTCTGCAATCCCTGTATTCGCACCTGAGCGAAATCCACGTGCAAAAGGGAGAGACGGTCCAGCGCGGCCAGACCATCGGCAAGACCGGAGCCACGGGCATGGCCGGCGGAGACCATCTGCACTTCGGCGTGCTGGTTTCCGGTGTCGAGGTGCAGCCCATCGAATGGTGGGACCCGCAGTGGATCGACCACAACATCACCTCCAAACTTCAGTGACAAAAGGCCCCCCGGGGCCTTTTTTTACGCCCGGCGCAAATGCGCCGGATGACAAGACGGGCCCGCCTGGACTAGTGCATTTTCGTCGGCCGCAGGAAACCTGGCCGGACCCCTGAAGCTTTTCCACCAGCACCTCAACCCAGCGAGACCAGCCATGTCCGAATTTTCCAATGTCACCGTCCTGAAAAAGGCCAACATCTACTCAGACGGCAACGTCACCAGCCGCACCCTTGTTTTTCCCGATGGCTCCAAAAAAACGCTCGGAATAATGCTCCCCGGCGAATACGAATTCGGGACGGCCGAAAAGGAACTGATGGAAATCCAGTCGGGCGAGCTGGACGTCCTCTTGCCGGGCGCAACCGATTGGCGGACATTCAGCGACGGGACGGCCTTCGAGGTCCCGGCCAACGCAAAATTCTCCCTCAAGGTCCGCGTCGTCACCGACTACTGCTGCTCCTACATCAAATGAACCCGGACAGGCGTCCGATCGAGGCAGGAGCCCGGCATGAAACTCACCGTTCTGGTTGACAACAACACCCTGATCGACCGCTATTACGAGGGGGAGCCGGGCCTGTCCCTGCTGATCCAGGAGGACGGCCGCAAAATCCTCTTCGACTGCGGCTATTCGAACCTGTTCCTGACAAACGCCTGGAAAATGGGCCTTTCCCTGGACGACCTGGATTTCGTGCTGCTTTCGCACGGGCACATGGACCACACCTGGGGACTTGAGGCCCTGACCCGGCGCCTCTGCGAACTTCGCCTTGAAGGACGGCCGTGCAAACGCCCCGCGCTGGTCGCCCATCCCGAGGCCTTCACCAGCATCGCCCTGGACCAGTGTCCGGAGATCGGACCGCTTCTGGAACCCGGCAAGCTGGCCAGGCATTACGACATGAGGCTTGGGAAGGCTGCGCAAAAGATCAGCGAACGGCTTCTTTTTCTGGGAGAGATACCACGCCGGATCGGATTCGAGCAGACCGAAGGCATCGGTTTCAAAGAGGGGCAGGAAACGCCGGACCGCATCATGGACGATTCGGCCCTGGTGTACCGGGGAAGCGAGGGGCTGGTCATCATAACTGGCTGCTCCCACGCGGGCATCTGCAACATCGTGGCCCAGGCCATGGACCTGACCGGCGAATCCCGCATCACGGACATCATCGGCGGGCTGCACCTGCTCTCCCCGTCACAGGAGCGCATGGAAGGGACGGTGGAATATCTGCGCCGGATCGGACCCAAAACCTTGAGCCCGTGCCATTGCACGGATCTGGACTCGAAAATCGCGCTGGCGGCGGTTGCGCCCCTGCGCGAGGTCGGGGTGGGGCTTGAGATAACCTACCGCTGAAAAAAGGACGCTTTCGCCTGAGTGAAAGCGTCCTTGCGTAAAACCGTCTATGCCCACTCCTCCTCGAAGCGCTCGGGCCCGGCGATCTTGTACCCCTTGTCCGTCAGCACCCGCTGCAGGGCTTCGGGGTCGTCGGCGCGCACGCGGAAGACCAGCAAACGCTGGCTGTCGCGAAAAAAGGTCGATGTGGACAGGATATTCACGCCCAGGTCGAAAAAGAGCCTGCTGATCTCGGCCATGAGGCCCTTGCGATCCTCGGCCTCGATGACGATGCGCACACCGCCCAGCTCCAGTCCCATTTCCTCCACCAGCACGGCCAGCATGGAACCCCGGCTGATGTACCCCTTGAGCCGGTTTTTCCTGTCGACCACGGCCAGCCCGGCCAGATCCTTGTCGAACATGATCTTGGCCGCGACCTCGATTTCCGTTTCCGGAGTCACGGTAGGCATCGAGCTACGCACCAACTCCTTTACCGTCATCCTGGACAGGAGATAATTGATTTCATGCTTACTGAATGTTGTCGCGCCGGATGGCAATGCAGCCCGGATATCTTCCTTGGCCACATATCCTTTAAGCTTTCCATCCTCGACAACAAGCAAAATCCAAAGTCTGTTCTCCTCCATCATTCGATCCGCTTTGATAATCAGCGTATCCGAAGTGATGGTGGGGACATGTCTGTCCATGGCAAGGCCTACATACATGATATACTCCTTCAGTCGTTCGGGTGAATCCCTTTACGCAAAGTGCAGTGACAGCCTCCATCCTTTTTGCTATATCCTTGGTTCCATTACCGGAAATAACAGGCAGAAAAAAACGGGTCCATCTGAAAACCATGAAACGTGCAGTTCTTCTTATTCTTGCTCTATGCTTCCTGACAAGCATAACCAAGCCGGGATTTTCAGAAAAACCGCTACGACTTTTCTTTGAAAAAAATATCCGCGTCGATCGCAAACCCGGAGAGGAGCATATCGTCAAGCCAGGCGAATGGCTCTACAAGATTCTGGAATCAAAAGGCTATTCCGCCTCTCAGATCCAGCGTGCCCTACCCGTCATCCAAACTTTGAACCCACATATCCCGGACATCAACCGACTGATGCCGGGTCAGGTCATCCAGATTCCCGAAGTATCCTCCGCCGCCGACGCCGGGATCAAGCGACCCCGGGCATCGGTTCCCCCGGGAGCATATGAAAAAAAGCCCTACGTGATACGCCAGGGGGATACGCTGATCCAGATCCTCAAGGCGCAAGGGATATCAAACAAGCTGATCTACAGCCGGTACCTCGACCTGTTCCTTGAACTCAACCCCGAAGTCCCCAACAGCAACACCTTGCGCGTCGGACAGGAAGTCATCCTGCCCGTCACGACCAATGACGAAACAGTTCCGGCTCCCGCCCCTGTCCCGGCTCCGCCTGCGCAGCAGTCCGCGAAACCGGCGCAAACCGTCGTGACTCAAGTCATCGAGACAGGCCAGGCCCCGGCGGTCCAAAGCCGCCCGGTTCAGCCGCAGTCCCGACCGGCACCTCCTGCTCCGCTGGTGCTGCAGCCTCCGCAAATCCCCCTGGCAGAGCCGCCGCAAACCGTGACGCCATCCTCGGGCAGCACGGGCAGCGCGGACGGCACCGGGCAATCCGACACGTCGAACGCCACGGCCACAAAGAAAACGGAACGCTCGCCCAAAACCGGCCTGCCTTTTGTCAAAACGGTGCTGGAACAGATGCGTTTCAAATTCGTGCCCGGTGACGAAAGCATGTTCCCCCTGCCCGGTTCGGAATGGCTGGTCGTCAAACTGTCCGAAACTCCGCTGCTGGACGCTCCCTGGGGAGGCAAGATCCTCTTCTGCCCCGTGCCGAAAAACGCAGCATGGATCGCCAGCGCCAACAAACTGGGCATGAAGGTCTGCACCATCTCGCCCCGCTGGAGCCTGCAGGACGTGCTGGAAAAACTGGCATCCTCCTTCCCGAAGCATTTTCGGCTCTGGGGCGCGGGCAGGGAACTGGTGCTTTCCCGTAACGGCGTCGGCGTGACCCTGATGTCGCCGCAAATCGCCATCATGGAGCAAGGCGGGCAAAAGCGCATCCACATGATCTGGTCCCGGCAGAGCAAGGACTCACCGTCTTTGCCTCAGGGACTGCACGAAGTGCTCGATGCGGCCCAGATCAAGCTCATCGAACTGGACGAGTACAACGAACTTTCACGCCTGCCGTCCCGCCCGCGCGACTCCATCTATGTTCCCGTGGCCACGCACCTTGAGATTATCCGGGCCATGAACCCGAGCAATCCGGAGGAGACCTTCGGGCGGACCATGCCCGACACGCTCGGTTCCCTGCTGCAGCTGTTGCGCGACAAGGACCTGCTGCGCCAGGGCATGATCCAGGCCTCCTGGCACGAGGGAGCGCAAAACCGCATCGCGGTGCAGGTTCCGGCGTGGACGGTTTCGGGCGGGACAAGCAGAATCGCCATATTGGACCGGCGTTTTTCGGACCCGTTCCTTGTCTCCGTACTCTCTCATGAAGGTTACACCTGCTTTGTTCTCCCCGACTGAACCACAAGGACTGCCCAATGCCTCACGACTTTCGCGTTTACGGCCATCTGGCCGGACTCAATGAGAACGAACTGAAATCATGCCTCAGGCATTTGTCCGGCTACGAATGCGAGGTCAGCGGCCAAGTCCTCGATTTCGTGCACGAAGGCGTCTTCATCGACGTGGACAGTGATCTTGAGGGGTTGCTGCATCTCGTCGGCCCGGATGTGCGCGGCATCATCGACATCATCAATCACCAGGACTGGGAGATGTACCGCTGCACTCTCGCCGGCAAAGCCCTGACCCGATCCCGCATTGCTCTGGACAATGCCCTGGACACGGCTTACGCATCGGAGCGCCGTTCATAAGCTCTTCGCCGACCATTGAAAAATTTCAAATGTCCTGGCCGTTCAATGATATGGTGAAATGCGAGGAGCGCAGAAAATACCGGAGCCAAACGCATTCCTGCATGCATCAGGTTCTGGATTTTTCGCGGTGAAGACGCGGATCCCCGGTTTTAAACGGCCTGTCAGGGAGTAAAAATGCACGAACTTTCCATTGCCGAGAGCCTGATCAAGATCATCGGCGAAGAAATGGCCAAGCACGGCCTCACCAAACTGCACTCGTTCAAGATCGTCTATGGCCAAATCTCGGCCATTGTGCCCGAAGCCCTCGAAACCTCCTTTGAAATCCTGACCATCGACACTCCGTTTGCAGGCGCAAAGATGGAGACCGAGGTCAAACCCATGGTCGTGCGCTGCCGTCAATGCGGCCACGAATTCAGCCCCAGCCTGGAGGAACGTGTCATCATGCCCTGTCCGCAGTGCACTACGGAACTGGGACACGAGATCATCTCCGGCCGTGAACTCTACATAGATAACATCGAAGCCGAATAACGTGGAGGAAAGCATGAAAGTCGATGTGGTACGCAATATTCTCGAGGCCAATGACGCGGTCGCGGCCGACCTCAACGCAGCGCTCAGCGCTCGCGGCATCCTGACCCTCAACCTGATGAGTTCGCCGGGCTCGGGCAAGACCTCCCTTCTGGAGAGAACGCTCACCGACCTGAAGGACGAGTTCAACATGGCCGTCATCGAAGGCGACTGCCAGACCGAGAACGACGCCCGCCGCGTGGCCGCCACGGGGGCCCGCGCCGTGCAGATCAACACCGCCGGCGGCTGCCACCTCGACAGTTCCATGGTCCGCGACGCCACCGAGAAGCTCGGCGTGGACGGCGTCGACATCCTGGTCGTCGAAAACGTGGGCAACCTGGTCTGCCCCGCGGAATTCAGCGTCGGCGAAGACTTCAAGGTCACCATCCTGAGCGTGACCGAAGGCGACGACAAGCCTGAAAAATATCCTTTCATCTTCGCCGAATCCAAGGTCATGATCCTGAACAAGATCGACCTGCTGCCCTACGTCAACTTCGACGTGAAGCGCGCCAGCGGCTTTGCCCGCTCCATCAACAAGGACATCGAGATCTTCGCCCTCTCCGCCACCACCGGCGAAGGCATGGACGCCTGGTACGACTGGCTGCGCCGCGAACGGGCCAAGAAGAAAAAGTAATTTTCGGCAATGACGGCAAAACGCCCGCCCTCGGAAACGATGGCGGGCGTCTTTTTTTTGGGATTCACTGAAACGGGTCATGGATTCCCGCCTGCACGGGAATGACGAACGTGTGCGCCAGCCGGTAGTCGTAATCGGTCATGGATTCCCGCCTGCGCGGGAATGACACGATAATCGGCGAAAGAGATGCGCTTTTTTTGACAAGGCGGTCCAGACTCCATACTGCCGGGATGCCTCATCGTCATTCCCGCGCAGGCGGGAATCCACTGCCTTTCGTCTGCGCAGCCCTACCGCCAAACGCGGACAAGCCCGCCATCCGCAACCGGACGACGGGCTCGCCCTTGCGAAGAGCGCGCGGCTATTTTGAAGGGCGATGTGTAGCCGTCTACATGAGCTCTTTGAAACAAACGTACAACGCAGTCCGAAGGGACTTTTTCAGCCGTTGAGGACCCCGTCGACCATGTCCTGGGCCTCGATCTTGATACGCTCCAGATGCTCGCGGCCCAGAAAGCTCTCCACATAGATCTTGTACATGTCCTCGGTGCCCGAGGGCCGCGCCGCGAACCAGCCGTTTTTCGTGACCACCTTCAGGCCGCCGATGGCCGCGCCGTTGCCCGGGGCATGGGTGATCTTGGCCAGGATGGGCTCGCCTGCGAGTTCGGCCGAGGTCACCTGCTCTGCCGAGAGCGACGAGAGCAGCTTCTTCTGGGCCATGCCCGCCGGAGCCTGAAGGCGCTCGTAGATGGGGCTGCCGTGCCGCGATTCCAGTTTCGCGTAGATGTCGCCGGGGTCCTTGCCGGTGACGGCGGTGATCTCGGCGGCGAGCAGGTTCAGAAGAATCCCGTCCTTGTCCGTGGTCCAGGCCTCGCCGTTGCGGCGCAGGAAGGAAGCCCCGGCGCTCTCCTCACCGCCGAAGCAGCAGGTTCCGGCCAGAAGATCATCCACGAACCACTTGAATCCCACCGGCACTTCCCGCACTCCGCGCCCATGCGCCGCCACCACGCGATCGACCATGGAACTGGTGACCAGGGTCTTGCCCACCTGTGCCGAGGGCGACCAGTCCGGACGATGCGCGAGCAGATAGTCGATGGCCACGGAGATGTAATGGTTTGGATTCAGGAGCCCATGCCCGGCGGTGACGATGCCGTGGCGGTCGGCGTCGGGGTCGTTGGCGAAGGCGATGGAAAAGGAGTCCTTCATGGCGATGAGCTTGGCCATGGCATGGGACGAGGAGCAGTCCATGCGGATCTTGCCGTCCTTGTCGAGGCTCATGAACATGAAGGTCGGGTCCAGCACCGTGCTGACCACCTTGATGTCGAGGCCGTAATGCTCGGCAATGGGTTCCCAAAAGGGAAGCCCCGCGCCGCCCAGAGGGTCCACGCCGATGCCGATGCCCGCATTCCGGATGGCCTGCATGTCGATGGCGTTCTCCAGATCAAGGACATAGGGGCGGATGAAGTCGTGCTCCCGGCACAGGCCCTGCTTCAATGCCCGGGCCAGGGGGATGCGCGCCACCGTGCGGGTGTCTTCGAGCAGTGCGTTGGCCCGTTTCTCGATCCAGGCCGTGACTTCGGTCCCGGCCGGTCCGCCGTGGGGCGGATTGTACTTGATGCCGCCGTCTTCGGGCGGATTGTGCGAGGGAGTGATGATCAGGCCGTCAGCCAGGCCGGAAGCACGCCCCCGATTGTAGGTCAGGATGGCGTGGGAGATGACCGGCGTCGGGGTGTAGCCGAAGCCCTGCTGAAAGCGGCAATCGGCTCCGGCCGCGGCCAGAACCTCCAGAACCGTGCGCAGGGCGGGCTCCGAGAGGGCGTGGGGGTCCATGCCCACAAAGAGGGGGCCGTCAATGCCGCGCGATGCACGGTATTCGCAGACCGCCTGGGTGATGGCCAGGATGTGGGGCTCGTTGAAGGACGCCTTGAAAGCGCAGCCCCGATGCCCGGAAGTGCCGAAG
This region of Desulfomicrobium macestii genomic DNA includes:
- the pgm gene encoding phosphoglucomutase (alpha-D-glucose-1,6-bisphosphate-dependent) gives rise to the protein MAVHPLAGASVPESMRINVPRLISDYYTLAPDPSRADQLVAFGTSGHRGCAFKASFNEPHILAITQAVCEYRASRGIDGPLFVGMDPHALSEPALRTVLEVLAAAGADCRFQQGFGYTPTPVISHAILTYNRGRASGLADGLIITPSHNPPEDGGIKYNPPHGGPAGTEVTAWIEKRANALLEDTRTVARIPLARALKQGLCREHDFIRPYVLDLENAIDMQAIRNAGIGIGVDPLGGAGLPFWEPIAEHYGLDIKVVSTVLDPTFMFMSLDKDGKIRMDCSSSHAMAKLIAMKDSFSIAFANDPDADRHGIVTAGHGLLNPNHYISVAIDYLLAHRPDWSPSAQVGKTLVTSSMVDRVVAAHGRGVREVPVGFKWFVDDLLAGTCCFGGEESAGASFLRRNGEAWTTDKDGILLNLLAAEITAVTGKDPGDIYAKLESRHGSPIYERLQAPAGMAQKKLLSSLSAEQVTSAELAGEPILAKITHAPGNGAAIGGLKVVTKNGWFAARPSGTEDMYKIYVESFLGREHLERIKIEAQDMVDGVLNG